From a single Nicotiana tabacum cultivar K326 chromosome 8, ASM71507v2, whole genome shotgun sequence genomic region:
- the LOC107794859 gene encoding polygalacturonase-like, whose translation MDLKFKVNFALLVLLFLAHFGESQTGVFDITKYGANSNADISEALLNAFKEACQSTSPSTIVIPKGTFTMNQVKLEGPCKSPLELQIQATLKAPSDPSQLKVGEWLTVNKIDQFTMSGGGILDGQAAAAWECKQSKKCNKLPNNLSFNSLTNSTVKDITTLDSKSFHVNVNQCKNLTFIRFNVSAPANSPNTDGIHVSRSSSVNITDSNFSTGDDCISVGDETEQLYITRVTCGPGHGISVGSLGGNPDEKPVVGVFVRNCTFTNTDNGVRIKTWPASHPGVVNDVHFEDIIVQNVSNPVVIDQVYCPFNKCNKDLPSQVKISKVSFQNIKGTSRTQDAVSLLCSKGVPCEGIEVGDIDITYSGKEGPAKSSCENIKPSLKGKQNPPVCTATAASAPAASSS comes from the exons atggatttgaaattcaagGTAAATTTTGCATTATTGGTGTTGCTATTTCTAGCACACTTTGGGGAATCTCAAACTGGAGTTTTTGATATAACTAAATATGGTGCTAATAGCAATGCAGATATTAGTGAG GCATTGTTGAATGCTTTTAAAGAAGCATGTCAATCAACAAGCCCAAGCACAATTGTGATTCCAAAGGGAACATTTACAATGAACCAAGTAAAGCTAGAAGGCCCATGCAAATCCCCACTTGAACTTCAAATCCAAGCCACTTTGAAAGCTCCTTCAGATCCTAGCCAACTCAAGGTTGGTGAATGGTTAACTGTAAATAAAATTGATCAGTTCACCATGTCTGGTGGTGGTATTCTTGATGGTCAAGCTGCAGCTGCTTGGGAATGCAAACAATCCAAAAAATGCAATAAACTTCCCAAT AACTTGAGTTTCAACTCCCTCACAAATTCCACAGTCAAGGACATAACAACACTGGACAGCAAATCATTCCATGTCAACGTAAACCAATGCAAAAATCTAACATTCATTCGATTCAACGTCAGTGCACCAGCCAACAGCCCAAACACAGATGGAATTCATGTCTCGAGATCGAGCTCTGTGAATATTACAGATTCAAATTTTTCTACAGGAGATGATTGTATATCAGTTGGTGATGAAACAGAACAACTTTATATTACTAGAGTTACATGTGGACCTGGACATGGTATTAGTGTTGGAAGTCTAGGTGGAAATCCAGATGAAAAACCAGTGGTTGGAGTTTTTGTTAGGAATTGCACTTTTACTAACACTGATAATGGTGTTAGAATTAAGACATGGCCTGCTTCACATCCTGGTGTTGTTAATGATGTTCATTTTGAGGATATTATTGTGCAAAATGTTAGCAATCCTGTTGTCATTGATCAAGTTTATTGCCCATTCAACAAATGCAACAAAGAT TTGCCATCACAAGTGAAGATCAGTAAAGTAAGTTTCCAAAACATAAAGGGAACATCAAGAACTCAAGATGCAGTGTCACTTCTCTGCAGTAAAGGTGTACCTTGTGAGGGTATTGAAGTTGGAGACATTGATATAACTTACAGTGGAAAAGAAGGGCCAGCAAAATCAAGCTGTGAAAATATTAAGCCAAGTTTAAAAGGCAAACAAAATCCACCTGTTTGCACTGCCACTGCTGCTTCTGCTCCTGCTGCTTCCTCTTCTTAA